One Candidatus Dormiibacterota bacterium genomic window, CGAGAGCAAGATGATCCTGGGCATGGGGCTGGTGTTCGAGCTGCCGACCGTGGTGTATTTCCTCTCCCGGCTCGGGCTGATCACCGCGGGCTTCCTGTGGCGGAATTTCAAATACGCCATCCTGATTATCTTTATCGTCGCGGCGGTGATCACGCCGACGCCCGACGTCGTGACCCAGTGCGTCTTTGCGGGACCGATGATCCTTCTGTACCTCATCGGCATCCTCGTGGCCCACGTCTTCGGTCGCGAGCGCGCGCCGCAGCCGGCCGCCGACGAAGTGTGAATCCCGCGGGAGACCCGATGCGCCGCGTGCCGCGCGAGCCCACGCCACACTATGTCGAGGTCCGCTCGCCCGCGGCGTTCTGGGTCGCCGGGCGCGAGTGTGCGGAAGCGATCGCGCGTGGACAGGCCGATTTCCTGTTCGAGGAACGGCCGCGCGCCCCCCTCGAAGCGGGCTCCGGTCGCGGAGGCCTGTCCCGCTTCACCCTGGCCGGGAAAGCCGCGGTGGGGAAGCGGGCGCTGCGCGGGGGCCTCTTCGGGCCGCTCCTCGGCGGCCTGTACCTGGGGAGTCGTCGCGCCCTGGACCAGGTGTGGACTTCGGACCGCCTCCGATCGGCCGGCGTGGCGACGCCCGAGATCCTGGCGGCCGGCGCGGGACGTGTCCTCGGACCGCTCCGGGCTCACGCCATCGTGAACCGCGAGCTGACGGGCGCGCGCAACCTCCTGGAGCTGGCGGGTGAGGCGCCGGGGCCCCCTTTGCGGCGCGAGATCCTCCTGGAATGCGCCGGCCTGTTGCGGCGGATGCACGAGGCCGGCTTCCTGCACGCCGATCTGAACGTCGGCAACCTCGTGCTGGAGCGCGGCGCGGGAAAGCCGGTCCTGAACGTCGTCGATCTCGACCGAGGTCGCTTCCTGCCGGCCGTCTCGCCGCGGCAGCGTTTCAGAAACCTGGCCCGCCTGCTGCGATCGTACGAGAAATGGATCGCGCCCCGTCTGCGGCTATCCAGGCGCGAAGAGCTTCTCTTTCTGCGGTGCTACGCGGGTCGCGACCGGGCGCTGCTGCGTCGACTCGTGACTTCGCTCTCGCGTTATCGGTCGCGGCTCGGTCCCAGGCGGATCCGCTGGCGCCACGCCGTGCGGCGCTCAAAGGACCGCCTGGCGGGGCCTCTCCAGTAGCAAGACCGCCGCCCGCTCAACCTCCTCGACGCCGACCTCCTCGAGGCAGAACGGCTTTCCTGAAGGCGCCGGCGGGCACTCGCGGAAGAAGTCCTGCCGGCAGGGAGAGCAGGGGTAGTCGCCGCCGACCGTGACGACGCGCCCGCCCCGGGTCGTCGGCCTCGTGCGACGGGGTGTTCCAGGACCGAAGATGCCGACGGTCGGCACGCCGAGAGCGGCGGCCACGTGCATGGGGCCGCTGTCGTTTCCCACGAAGAGATGGCAGCGTTCCAGGATGCCGCCGCTCGTCTTGATCGACAGTCCGGGCGGCGGCACGAGCACGCGCCCGGACGGCAGGTCGCCGGCGATCTGTCTCAGGAGACCGTGCTCGGCCGCGCTGCCGAACAGGATGAGACGGGCCCCGTGCGTCTGGGCCAGGCGACGACCGAGTTCGGCGAAGCGCTGCGGGTGCCACGCGCGCGGTTCCTTCGAGGCGCCGGGATGGAAGGCGAGGAGCGGCGCGTGGCCGGAGAGGCCGGCCTCCGCCAGAAGCGTGGCGGCCAGCTCCCGGTCGACCTGGCTCAGGTGAAACGAGGGATACGGGTCCTCGATCGGGCACCCGAGGGCACGCGCGATCCCCAGGAACACCTCGAGGTGATGCGTGTCCGCGGGCGGCGGCTCGAGCGCGTGGGTCAGGAGGAATGAGCGACGGTCCGTCGCGAGACCGACCCGGTGGCGGGCTCCGGCCAGGAACGCCAGGGCCGCTGCCTCGAAGGCCTTCTGGAACAGGACCGCCAGGTCGAAACGCTGGCGCCGCAGCGCGGCCGCCAGCCGCACACGGCCGCGTACGCCGCGGTGGCGGCCGGCGCTGTCGTATTCGATGAGGTCGTCGTAGACCGGATCGCCCCGCAGCGTGTCGATCACCCAGCTCTTCGCCAGGAGGGCGATCCTCGCGCCAGGGTAATGCGCCCGCAGGGCGCGCACCGCGGGGGAGATCATCACCACGTCGCCGATCCAGTTGTTGACGCGGATCAGGATGCGCCGGATGCCCGACGGATCGATCGACGTCATCGGACGGCGACCGCCGCGCGGGGAGCGAGGGAGGACCTCAGGAGCCGGGGCGTCTGCCGGTGCGCGGCCGGGATCGCGAGGATCCGCCGGGCCGATTCGTACGCCATGTCCGGGGTGATGCCGGACGTGCGCCGCCCCGAACGCAGGACGACGTGGACGCCGCCCAGCGGAGCGTTGAGACGCGGGTCGGTCGGACCGAACAGGGCGAGCACGGGGCATCCGACGCTCCAGGCCAGGTGCATCGGCCCTGTGTCGGCGCCGACGAACAGGGCGGCGCGCCTCAG contains:
- a CDS encoding lipopolysaccharide kinase InaA family protein — translated: MRRVPREPTPHYVEVRSPAAFWVAGRECAEAIARGQADFLFEERPRAPLEAGSGRGGLSRFTLAGKAAVGKRALRGGLFGPLLGGLYLGSRRALDQVWTSDRLRSAGVATPEILAAGAGRVLGPLRAHAIVNRELTGARNLLELAGEAPGPPLRREILLECAGLLRRMHEAGFLHADLNVGNLVLERGAGKPVLNVVDLDRGRFLPAVSPRQRFRNLARLLRSYEKWIAPRLRLSRREELLFLRCYAGRDRALLRRLVTSLSRYRSRLGPRRIRWRHAVRRSKDRLAGPLQ
- the waaF gene encoding lipopolysaccharide heptosyltransferase II, encoding MTSIDPSGIRRILIRVNNWIGDVVMISPAVRALRAHYPGARIALLAKSWVIDTLRGDPVYDDLIEYDSAGRHRGVRGRVRLAAALRRQRFDLAVLFQKAFEAAALAFLAGARHRVGLATDRRSFLLTHALEPPPADTHHLEVFLGIARALGCPIEDPYPSFHLSQVDRELAATLLAEAGLSGHAPLLAFHPGASKEPRAWHPQRFAELGRRLAQTHGARLILFGSAAEHGLLRQIAGDLPSGRVLVPPPGLSIKTSGGILERCHLFVGNDSGPMHVAAALGVPTVGIFGPGTPRRTRPTTRGGRVVTVGGDYPCSPCRQDFFRECPPAPSGKPFCLEEVGVEEVERAAVLLLERPRQAVL